The genomic window ACACCCTCCCCACCCTATCGGTGCTGATCCTCCTGGCCACCTTCCACAACCTGACCAACCTGGACCTGAAGGTATTGGGGCACTACCCGGTGGACTGGCTCGAGATCGGCAACGCCCATGCCGGACTTATCCTGCATGGTGAGTGGTGGCGCCTCGTCACGGCCCTCACCCTGCACGCCGATGCGCTGCATCTCATCAGCAACCTCGCCATCGGCGGCGTTTTCATCCTCTATCTCTGCCGCGACTTGGGCTCGGGCCTTGCCTGGACCCTCATCCTAGCCTCGGGTATCTGCGGCAATCTCGCCAACGCCTGGTTCCAACTGCCAAGCCACACATCGGTCGGCGCCTCGACGGCGGTCTTCGGGGCCGTCGGCATCCTCGGCGCCATCAGCATGGTGCGTTACCGGCACCACCTGCGCAGGCGCTGGCCGCTTCCCATCGCCGCCGCGCTCTCGCTCCTGGTGCTTCTGGGCACGGAGGGGGAGCGAACCGACCTCGGGGCGCACCTCTTCGGATTCGCGTTCGGAACGCTCGCCGGGCTCCTTGCGGAAATGCTCGTGGGATGGCTCGGCAGGCCGAAACGGCTGGTCAACGCGCTCCTTGCGCTCTCCAGCGCCTCGGTGGTCGTCTGGGCGTGGCGGCTGGCCATCCTGCACTCAGGGCAATGATGCCTCAGTCACCCCGGCCGTGCCCTCGCCCATGCCCCTTCCCCGGCCCATTGCCGCGACCGTGCTCTTTCTTCCACTGCCCGTAGGGGATGTGGTGCTCTCGAGCGTAAGCCTGCCGGTAGTCACCGGGAACACGGTACACGGCGCGCGGTACGGCAGCGCGACGCACCACATGCCACGGTCCGCCGTAATCGCTCGCGCGATACCACCTTTCGCCACGCGGCGACCACCAGTAACCGCCGTAGAAGAAGATGTCGACATCGAAACCGGGGGCGAAGTAGACGCCGGTTCCAGGGACCATCACCATCGCGGAGGGAGGCCCCACGATTACCGGCGGACCTATGTTGATGCTCAGGCTTACCTCGGCCGCCGCGTTACCGGCGATCATCCCGAAAAGCAGCACGGCAGAGAGAAGACGATTTACAAAGGTTCTCTTCATAACTCCTCCTCAACAGGCTCGGCTTTTTTCTCGCGCTACCGGGAAAAATGCACCCGGACCTCACCTTCCCCACACGACTGGGCGACATCCGCCAACTTACCGCAGGGGAGGAACTGCGTCGCACCGACTACAGACCGCGGAGCACAGTCATACAAGGCGCCGGGTCTGGATGCCGAGACTGAACCCATTATATCTCCGCGACATATTACTGTCAGTAGCTACGACATCACTCACATAAACGGGAGTGGTTTGCCGGTCCGGTAGGCAACCGCCTGACACACGGCGATCAGCGTCCCTTTCTGGTCGTGCACCTTTATGTCATAGGTGGCAGTTCGCTTCGTGCCGCTCACTTCGCGCGCCTCCGCCCGCAGTCTGGCGCCTGCTTCCGGACTGGCGACGTAGTTAACCGCCACGTTGAGGGCGACGGTGACGCCCCCAACCGTCTGGCAGACGGTCTCGAACGCCTCGTCGATGAGCGAGAAGATCGCGCCCCCGTGCGCGCGGCCGAACATGTTGTCCATTTCCGCACGGTAGTCCATCTCCACGGCGGAGAACCCTTCCTCCAGTGCCACCAGTTCCATCTTCAGCGCCTGTGCAAACGGCTCTTTTTTCACCTGGCTGAAGATCGCTTCTTTTAGTTGCATCTCCACAGTCGTCCCCCCGCTCGGCAGAAGTCGAAAACGGCAAGAGCCTAGCATGTCCGGAGGTCGCGCTGCAAAGATAAAGACGTGAAGCGGTGAAGCGACCGGTGTGGATGATCCGCGGTCAAGTAGTCGGGGGCGGGAAAGCGGGCCGGGGGTAAGAGCGTGTGCTGCAGGACGCAGCGGAGAGGTACGGGAAAAGACCTTGGAGACAAAGCCGACGACCGGGAGCGACAGCACCGCACCGGGGCTGCCGCTCCACAAGGTTGCGACATCTAACGTTTCATCAGTCCGAGCTTGGAGAGGACGTTGAAGAGCCCTTCCTTGGACACCGGCTTGACCAGGTAGGCTGCCGATTGCGCGTTGCAGAAGGACTCCATGGCGTCGTTGGAGGAGTTGAGCGCGGTGAGCATGACGATGTTCACCCTCTTGGCCGGCTTTTGCTCCTTCTCGATGTGCCTGATGGCCTTTGCTGCGTCATGTCCGCTCATGCCGGGCATCATGATGTCCATGATCACCAGGTCGAAAGGTTCGCCGGAGGCAAGGGCGGCTTTGTATTTCTCGAGCGCCTCCATGCCGCTGCTCGCCTGATGGCAATCCGCGGTCGCACTGAGTAAGGTGGCGACAAAGTCACGGCAAAAAGACTCGTCATCTACTATCAAGCACTTCATAGCTTCCCCCAGGTGTCTGTTGTGATGTTCGATGACGCCGGGGGAGCCCGCAGCCGATAGCCGCGCCCCTGCGCTTTTAACCGTATCGGTTCATTGGAATGAGACTTTAGCGGCTTTATGAAGCAGTGAGGCTACTGGAAAACGGGAAGGGAAGTACTGCGGGAGGGGGATGCCGCACGGGCACCATTGTGATGTATGAGGCGGGGGCAGGCTCAAGGCCCGCCCCCACAGCAGTCTCAGATCAATAGGCGCACCGGGTTCTCAAGCACCTCCTTCAGAGCCTTCAGGAACTCGGCGGCATAGGCGCCGTCCGTAACGCGATGGTCGGCCGAGAGGGTCACCTTCATCACCTTGGCGCTCGTCAGCACACCGGAGCGCACCACGGGAGCGTCGAGCACCGCGCCGACGGCGAGGACGCCGGCCTGGGAGGGATG from Geomonas ferrireducens includes these protein-coding regions:
- a CDS encoding rhomboid family intramembrane serine protease gives rise to the protein MASPLEMTAQEGSAILTGMIGDGDQDKELGDGWRIVPVWRVEERGRRLTLRQARLWALVLESRFIECRVEHGQKGWQVWVPPESYDAACRELNLYALENRNWPPFMPPVHPMKENTLPTLSVLILLATFHNLTNLDLKVLGHYPVDWLEIGNAHAGLILHGEWWRLVTALTLHADALHLISNLAIGGVFILYLCRDLGSGLAWTLILASGICGNLANAWFQLPSHTSVGASTAVFGAVGILGAISMVRYRHHLRRRWPLPIAAALSLLVLLGTEGERTDLGAHLFGFAFGTLAGLLAEMLVGWLGRPKRLVNALLALSSASVVVWAWRLAILHSGQ
- a CDS encoding PaaI family thioesterase; amino-acid sequence: MQLKEAIFSQVKKEPFAQALKMELVALEEGFSAVEMDYRAEMDNMFGRAHGGAIFSLIDEAFETVCQTVGGVTVALNVAVNYVASPEAGARLRAEAREVSGTKRTATYDIKVHDQKGTLIAVCQAVAYRTGKPLPFM
- a CDS encoding response regulator — encoded protein: MKCLIVDDESFCRDFVATLLSATADCHQASSGMEALEKYKAALASGEPFDLVIMDIMMPGMSGHDAAKAIRHIEKEQKPAKRVNIVMLTALNSSNDAMESFCNAQSAAYLVKPVSKEGLFNVLSKLGLMKR